TCACGTGATATGCTGTTGCAATACTGAGGCTATATCCTATCCAGAATGGATTATGGTTGATGTAGAACTTGTTTTCAAGTAGCACCACAGGTGCCATTTGCACACTGGCATAGGGAAAGAATAGGAGAACCAGGAGAACCGGAACGTTAGATTGCTCTGTCATTGCCAATGTGCTGTGTGACGGAATGGGAATTAAACTAAGGTGGATTAACCAAGTAGCCAAGTAGAGGGGTTGGTAAAAAAGGTCTTGTCTCCGGAATAGACGCATTGGCTTCCGTAATTTTCTTCCGGGTGGGTTCCACATGCTTATACTCAAATAAGGTCGGCACGCTGCGGAAGTTACAGCGAGACTATTCCGGTAGCAAATCGTAGGGGGTGATTATCCCCCAGCCCTCCGTATTGGATTATCCTCCGAGAAATATTCCGATACGTACGTTAGGTGAAGGGGCGGGGAGTGTAGATTGCCTGCCAGGGGCTACCCGAAGGGAATGGAAGGTAGAGCCGTCCCGTTTCAACGAAAATTAGCCCCATTTTATCCACTTGGCATTCCCCCCTACCAAGGCAGGTAGAATCCTTCCTCTTTTGGCTTCGCACCACTCTAAAGGATGAATTAATGCGAAAACTAGAGTAGCTGGCCAGTGGGGGAATATGCTGGTACCATGCTGTCACTCTCCTCCTGTAGAGATGTACCCATTCCCTTCTCCATTTAATGGGAAAAGTGTTGTCTTCTCCTTACGCTCCCGCGTAATGACTTGAAGATGGAGACTTTCTGGAGAAAGCGCGGTTGTACAGTGGTGCAGGCAGTGTTTTGCAAATGCCGCGTGGTGCTCGCTACGCTTCTGTTTATCGGGATGCTTTGGACTCCAAGACTAGCTGTCTCCGAGATCAATATGGTTCCTAACAGTTTTCATCCCTGCTCTGTTCCTGCACGCGCCATTTATGAGCTCTCTGTACTGGTACTGGCAATTTGCTCAGGGATTTTTGTGGTGGTCACAGCAGCACTTTTATTTGTGGTAGTACGTTATCGGAGACGTCCTACGGATGGTACGCAGGAACCTCCTCAAATCTACGGCAGTTCTCAAATTGAATTAGCTTGGACAGTAGTTCCCATTATAATTACGCTCGTGCTGATTCTAGTGACGGCCCGCACTATTGGAGAAATTCAGAACAGAAACCTTCCGGAAGATGCATTGATAGTGGAGGTAACAGGGCACCAGTGGTGGTGGGAAGTAGGCTATCCCCAGTATGAGGTGAAGACAGCAAATGAAATCCATGTGCCGGTCAGTTCTGCTGCTCATCCTGCGCCTACTCGAATCGTGTTGAAATCTGCAGATGTACTTCATAGCTTTTGGGTACCACAGCTTGCTGGGAAGATGCAATTGGTCCCTAACAGAACTAACATGACTTGGATCGAACCTCTGCGAACGGGAGTCTATTTGGGAAGTTGTGCCCAATACTGTGGAGCCCAGCACGCCTTTATGCTGCTGCGTGTGATAGTGCATACGCCAGAAGAGTTTCAATGTTGGATCGCTAGCCAAAAGGGGCTTTCTACTCGATCTAGGCCATTAGCTATAGCAGCCACTTCGCATGGAACCCCTAGCCGGGGCGGTATAGACCCGGCAGCTAGTGGAAAAAAAACGTTCTTTTCAACTGCCTGTATAAACTGCCATCGAATTAATGGGACCGCCGCGGAGGGTACTCTTGGACCGGATTTAACACATCTAATGAGTCGACATACCATTGGAGCAGGGGTAGCCGAAAATACGCATCAAAACCTTGTCGCCTGGATACGTGACCCACAGCTTCTAAAGCCAGGTTGCTTTATGCCAGACATGCACTTGACTCCATCCCAAATCCATGAAGTCGTGGCTTATTTAGAGACCTTGCGATAGGAAGAACAGTTGATGGAAAACAGATTGGGCGCCCAGACTGATGCTATCTCTACAAAGATGGGGATGGAAAAGCAGTTCCTTCCAGGTCTAGTCCAGGAACTTGTTTATACGGTTGATCATAAGAAGTTAGGAATGATGTATCTTGGATCTGGTCTAGTATTTTTTGTATTAGCGGGGATAATGGCGGCCGCTATTCGTGTCCAGTTAGCTGTTCCTAACAACCATTTTCTTAATCCAGGTACGTTTAATCGGTTTTTTACTATGCATGGCACCACTATGGTCTTTCTGGTCGGCATGCCACTGATACTGGGACTAGCGAATTATCTTGTTCCTATCATGATAGGAACAAGAGACATGGCTTTCCCGCGGTTAAATGCATTTGGTTTTTGGATATTTTTATTCAGTGGGTTTTTACTTTTCTTCAGCTACTTGGGTGGGTCTGGGGTTTACGGTACGGGGTCTGCCCCAGATGTTGGTTGGTTTGCCTATTCACCCCTAACAGCCAAGGCATTTTCTAGGGGGCATAGCACAGATTATTGGACTCTTTCCCTCCTGGCTGGCGGTATTGGGAGCGTGGCCACGGCCATTAATCTATTAGCCACCATTTTTTGCTTGCGCTGTAGGGGAATGACACTCAACCGAATGCCCCTTTTTGTGTGGCTTAATGCGGTTGTGGCGTTCCTCATCATTCTTGCGATGCCTCCGCTTTCTGCTTGCCAAATTATGCTATGTCTGGACCGCTACCTAGGGGCAAAGTTTTTCGACACTCAAGCGGGAGGCTCCGCCATTCTCTGGCAACACTTTTTCTGGATCTTTGGGCATCCAGAAGTCTATATCCTTATCCTACCTGCGTTTGCCATTGTCTCGGAGATCATCCCAGTGTTCTCGCGTAAGCCCATTTTTGGATATCCGGTTATGGTAATGGCGAGCGTGATGATCGCCTTCATCAGCCTTGGAGTTTGGGCGCATCACATGTTCACTGTGGGAATGAGCTCTATCAGCAACACCTTCTTTTCTGCCTCCACCTTTATCATAGCTGTCCCGACTGGAATTAAGATTTTCAATTGGATTGGCACAATGTATGGAGGCAAGCTCCGCATGGAGCTACCGTTACTGTTTTCTATCGCATTCCTGTTCCAGTTTCTAATTGCTGGCTTGACAGGAGTTATGCTCGCCACCACGCCCTTTGACTGGCAGCTCAATGATTCTTATTTTGTCATTGCCCACTTCCATTACGTTCTTGTCGGTGGACTACTTTTTTCCATCTTCGCAGCCTTTTACTACTGGTATCCGAAAATGATCGGCCGCATGTTGGATGGGACGATGGGGCGTTGGCATTTTTGGCTATTCCTCGTCGGATTCCACCTGACTTTCTTTCCCCAACACATCATGGGCATCCTGGGGATGCCCCGACGCATCTATAGCTACCCCGCAGACCGCGGATGGGAAGCTGGCAATCTTCTCTCCAGCGTGGGTGTCGTCTTTCAAGCTATGGGGATCCTAGTTTTTTTAACTAATCTGTTTTACTCCTATTATAGGGGGAAAAAGGCTGGAGATGACCCTTGGGATGCGTGGACATTAGAATGGGCGACTACCTCCCCACCTGCTGAGTATAATTTCGAAAAATTGCCGGAGGTTCGTAGTGCACGGCCACTGTGGGATTTGAAGCATCCAGATGAGCCGGATTGGAAGCATAACTGAAAAAAAGTATGGCTTACCTGTGCTATATTCATGAATAACGATACGCTGGGTGAACTTTCATCATCTCCTACCGCCGAGTGGGGGCTGCCCTCTGTGAGAAGGGTGGCTATGCTTTCTCTCATCTCTGCAGAGAGTGCCCTGTTTTGCATCTTTCTCATTGCCTACGCATTTTACATCGGTAAAAGCCTGAACCCACCTTCTCCAAAAGAAATCCTCGAGTGCCCTACCTTTGCCTCCATGGCTTTGTTATCGAGTAGTGCGACTATCGCTTTCGCCGAAAGGGCGCTTCAAAGGGGTCGATTAGTAAGGTTTCACTGCTGGTGGCTGATTACTATCCTCCTGGGAGTAACTTTTCTAGGATACACGGCCTACGAATGGTACGAGCTCATCTGTCATCGCCACTTTACACTTGCCACAAACGTTTTCGGCTCTACTTTCTATTCGCTCATAGGACTTCATGCCAGCCATGTCATTGCTGGTTTATTCCTACTCTTGCTTGTTTTTGTTATGAGTCTCATAGGGAAAATTAGGTCGGAGCATCATGAACACGTGGAAATGGTGGCTTGGTATTGGCACTTTGTAGACGTAGTCTGGGTAGTCGTCTTTGTTACTGTCTATGTGACTGGTGGTCAGTAGAGCCAGGAATTTTCTTTCCGTATATGTCAAAATCGCTCGATTCTCAGGAGGCAGTTTCCGTTCGGTTACCTGCACCAACTCCGTGGCCCATGATAGCTGCATTTGCCGTAGTCCTTCTCTTTGCTGGACTGGTAACTAACTTGGTAGTCTCCTTTACCGGGCTCCTTTGTGCGGCAATAGCGTTCGTTGGTTGGTTTGTGGATGTCTTTCCTTACCCACGGCATGAGGTGGTAGAATTAAAACCCCTGGAGGAACGGGCTGTGCCGGTACCGATGTCGGAAGGCACTATCTCCTACCTGCAAGGAAAATACCAAGTCCAGGTTCCAATATACGTGCACAGCTATTTTTCCGGAGTTCTTGGAGGAGTATCTGGCGGGATTGCAATGGCAGCCGTAGCTATGACTTTTGGGTATCTGGAGGGAAGTATTTGGTACCCAATCAATCTAGTAGCCACGGCCAGCCTACCTAATCTAGGGGTAATGGGTAAAGAGGCTCTCATGCAATTCCACTTTTCAGCTCTCTTGGTGGGTATTATGGTCCATGTTTCCCTTTCTGTCTTAGTCGGGC
This DNA window, taken from Candidatus Xiphinematobacter sp., encodes the following:
- the coxB gene encoding cytochrome c oxidase subunit II — translated: MLWTPRLAVSEINMVPNSFHPCSVPARAIYELSVLVLAICSGIFVVVTAALLFVVVRYRRRPTDGTQEPPQIYGSSQIELAWTVVPIIITLVLILVTARTIGEIQNRNLPEDALIVEVTGHQWWWEVGYPQYEVKTANEIHVPVSSAAHPAPTRIVLKSADVLHSFWVPQLAGKMQLVPNRTNMTWIEPLRTGVYLGSCAQYCGAQHAFMLLRVIVHTPEEFQCWIASQKGLSTRSRPLAIAATSHGTPSRGGIDPAASGKKTFFSTACINCHRINGTAAEGTLGPDLTHLMSRHTIGAGVAENTHQNLVAWIRDPQLLKPGCFMPDMHLTPSQIHEVVAYLETLR
- the ctaD gene encoding cytochrome c oxidase subunit I, with amino-acid sequence MGMEKQFLPGLVQELVYTVDHKKLGMMYLGSGLVFFVLAGIMAAAIRVQLAVPNNHFLNPGTFNRFFTMHGTTMVFLVGMPLILGLANYLVPIMIGTRDMAFPRLNAFGFWIFLFSGFLLFFSYLGGSGVYGTGSAPDVGWFAYSPLTAKAFSRGHSTDYWTLSLLAGGIGSVATAINLLATIFCLRCRGMTLNRMPLFVWLNAVVAFLIILAMPPLSACQIMLCLDRYLGAKFFDTQAGGSAILWQHFFWIFGHPEVYILILPAFAIVSEIIPVFSRKPIFGYPVMVMASVMIAFISLGVWAHHMFTVGMSSISNTFFSASTFIIAVPTGIKIFNWIGTMYGGKLRMELPLLFSIAFLFQFLIAGLTGVMLATTPFDWQLNDSYFVIAHFHYVLVGGLLFSIFAAFYYWYPKMIGRMLDGTMGRWHFWLFLVGFHLTFFPQHIMGILGMPRRIYSYPADRGWEAGNLLSSVGVVFQAMGILVFLTNLFYSYYRGKKAGDDPWDAWTLEWATTSPPAEYNFEKLPEVRSARPLWDLKHPDEPDWKHN
- a CDS encoding heme-copper oxidase subunit III, whose amino-acid sequence is MNNDTLGELSSSPTAEWGLPSVRRVAMLSLISAESALFCIFLIAYAFYIGKSLNPPSPKEILECPTFASMALLSSSATIAFAERALQRGRLVRFHCWWLITILLGVTFLGYTAYEWYELICHRHFTLATNVFGSTFYSLIGLHASHVIAGLFLLLLVFVMSLIGKIRSEHHEHVEMVAWYWHFVDVVWVVVFVTVYVTGGQ